A single region of the Amia ocellicauda isolate fAmiCal2 chromosome 8, fAmiCal2.hap1, whole genome shotgun sequence genome encodes:
- the LOC136754993 gene encoding uncharacterized protein LOC136754993 — protein MMGKDWPISVNITSNVNHCWMKDKFHQLYANILHFKDAIINMLLSKGMVPSAELFRDISVVDHRPEINVLDQMASSSQCILHEALTVFSTLLNCNGKDTSTSLSDGLSHGKASVSLMNSMPDDTSRGPLSGDGLSTADGSSPVMESLTKMELENQIEQMKRELLMKSRLHHEEWQYNTRPLPEMEQHVHFVQKELNNVMEAQHLSRQQQTEASHTDNNKQESVILFSRPDIEQNIRVLKKCLTAGRLPVENYESASQAMAEYARLQRVRLRQLVKQYSQHVTLREAKKCLSQTTEVPEPEELETFKRIDQLHKKKMDAWTLQALEFSELRAHLAETMISRLSDIEEESGLFLVKPVVSWKGRPKTMCFKVSTRRRHPVRRGKTLKVPVPSFNMIDQSTEPNEKISPAQPAECLTKSFFESAACPVANHGSSLLPSGRYIQRFWEVDKTQLSHRYPCAKVRRPSLPRILELDLQRVLVPQQRPCIPLEMPSSQGLRTRNNTRTFFTVKHSCPLSAPPVHYYRNSTGNCLPDLNMRNISPFAPRSSPEDNHREYTEQHVVTAKQSFQPLKRFCNSAPVGTSFTKASCM, from the exons ATGATGGGGAAGGATTGGCCCATTTCTGTGAACATCACCTCCAATGTGAATCACTGTTGGATGAAGGACAAGTTTCATCAGCTCTATGCAAATATTTTACACTTCAAAGATGCCATTATCAACATGTTGTTAAGCAAAG GAATGGTGCCTTCTGCTGAACTGTTTCGAGATATTTCAGTGGTGGACCACAGACCTGAAATAAATGTTCTCGACCAGATGGCCAGCAGTAGCCAGTGTATCCTTCACGAAGCTCTGACAG TCTTTAGCACCTTGTTAAATTGTAATGGAAAAGACACATCCACGTCTCTCTCGGATGGACTCTCTCATGGAAAAGCCAGTGTGAGCTTGATGAACTCGATGCCAGATGACACCAGCCGCGGACCCTTGTCAGGAGATGGGCTGAGCACTGCTGATGGGTCCTCCCCTGTCATGGAGAGTCTAACAAAGATGGAGCTGGAAAACCAGATAGAACAGAT GAAGAGAGAACTTCTTATGAAATCCAGACTCCATCATGAGGAATGGCAGTACAACACACGTCCATTGCCTGAAATGGAGCAACACGTACACTTCGTACAGAAG GAGCTGAATAATGTGATGGAGGCTCAGCATCTCTCCAGGCAGCAACAAACTGAAGCCTCTCATACTGACAATAACAAGCAAGAgtctgtgattttattttcaagGCCTGACATTGAACAAAACATAAgagttttaaaaaaatgtctcaCCGCTGGGAGACTCCCTGTGGAAAACTACGAG AGTGCCTCCCAGGCCATGGCAGAGTATGCCAGGCTTCAGAGAGTGAGGCTGCGGCAGCTCGTGAAGCAATACTCACAGCATGTTACCTTGAGAGAGGCCAAAAAATGCCTCAGTCAGACTACTGAGGTTCCTGAGCCAGAAGAACTGGAGACGTTCAAAAGAATAGATCAGCTTCATAAAAAG aaaATGGATGCTTGGACCCTGCAGGCCCTGGAGTTCTCAGAACTCAGAGCACACCTTGCTGAAACAATGATTAGCAGGTTAAGTGATATAGAAGAAGAATCTGGACTGTTTTTAGTGAAGCCAGTGGTCTCATGGAAGGGGAG gCCTAAGACAATGTGCTTTAAAGTCAGTACACGTCGTCGGCATCCTGTGAGGAGAGGAAAAACACTAAAAGTACCAGTGCCTTCATTCAATATGATTGATCAATCAACTGAGCCTAATGAGAAGATCTCTCCGGCCCAG ccTGCTGAGTGCTTGACAAAGAGCTTTTTTGAAAGTGCTGCTTGTCCTGTAGCAAACCACGGCTCTTCACTTCTCCCCTCTGGTAGATATATTCAGAGATTTTGGGAAGTCGATAAGACCCAGTTGTCGCATCGCTACCCTTGTGCTAAAGTTCGGCGTCCTAGTTTGCCCAGAATTCTTGAACTCGACCTGCAGAGAGTGCTGGTTCCACAGCAGAGGCCTTG TATCCCCCTGGAGATGCCATCTTCTCAAGGCTTAAGAACTAGAAACAATACAAGGACGTTCTTCACAGTGAAGCATTCATGCCCTTTAAGTGCCCCTCCAGTGCATTATTATCGTAACTCCACCGGTAACTGCCTTCCTGATCTCAACATGAGAAACATATCACCATTTGCACCCAGATCATCGCCTGAAG ATAACCACAGGGAGTACACTGAGCAGCATGTCGTCACAGCCAAGCAATCTTTTCAACCTCTTAAGAGATTCTGTAACTCGGCACCAGTAGGAACCAGTTTCACCAAAGCAAGCtgtatgtaa
- the snx2 gene encoding sorting nexin-2, producing MAAEREPPPLGDAEHTDFREVEDGEDLFVSTASTLESSPSSPEPASLPAEDLSTNSNGPKPTQILLDDDREDLFAEATEEVSLDSPEREPILSDEQSPAITPVTPTALVTPRVEPKTISVPAMFERSKEEIEEEANGDSFDVEISVSDPEKVGDGMNAYMAYKVTTKTSLSVFSRNEFVVKRRFSDFLGLHSKLATKYIHIGYIVPPAPEKSIVGMTKVKVGKEDSSSAEFVEKRRSALERYLMRTVKHPTLLQDPDVLQFLESSELPRAVSTQALSGAGILRMVNKAADAVNKMTIKMNESDAWFEEKQQQFENLDQQLRKLHASVEALVCHRKELSVNTAAFAKSAAMLGNSEDHTALSRALSQLAEVEEKIDQLHQEQAYADFYLFSELLSDYVRLITSVKGVFDQRMKTWSKWQDAQVMLQKKREAEAKLQFANKPDKLQQAKDEIKEWEGKVQQGERDFEQISKTIRKEVGRFEKERVKDFKAVIIKYLESLVQTQQQLIKYWEAFLPEAKAIA from the exons ATGGCGGCGGAGAGGGAGCCTCCACCGTTGGGAGATGCGGAGCACACCGACTTCAGGGAAGTGGAGGACGGCGAGGACCTCTTTGTCAGCACCGCATCCACACTGGAG TCGAGTCCATCCTCTCCTGAACCAGCAAGCCTTCCTGCTGAAGACCTCAGCACAAACTCTAATGGCCCTAAACCTACCCAGATCTTATTAGACGATGATCGAGAGGATCTTTTTGCCG AAGCCACAGAAGAGGTGTCTCTCGACAGTCCTGAAAGGGAACCCATCCTCTCTGATGAACAATCTCCTGCCATCACCCCAGTGACACCAACTGCGCTTGTTACACCCAGAGTAGAACCAAAAACAATCTCCGTTCCAGCCATGTTTGAGAGGTCCAAAGAGGAG ATTGAAGAGGAAGCAAACGGAGACTCGTTTGATGTAGAGATTTCTGTTTCTGATCCAGAAAAAGTTG gGGATGGAATGAATGCGTACATGGCCTACAAAGTAACAACAAAG acttcTCTGTCGGTTTTCAGCAGGAATGAATTTGTGGTGAAGAGACGGTTTAGTGACTTTTTGGGCTTGCATAGTAAACTAgccacaaaatacatacatatcggATATATAGTCCCTCCAGCACCAGAGAAGAGCATCGTTG GCATGACAAAGGTCAAAGTTGGCAAAGAAGACTCGTCGTCTGCAGAATTTGTAGAGAAACGAAGATCAGCCCTTGAAAG ATACCTGATGAGGACAGTAAAGCATCCCACTTTGCTACAAGATCCAGATGTGTTGCAGTTCCTGGAAAGCTCAGAG CTGCCGAGAGCAGTTAGCACCCAGGCGCTGAGCGGAGCAGGAATATTGAGGATGGTAAACAAAGCTGCCGACGCTGTCAACAAAATGACAATCAAGATGAATGAATCGGATGCG TGGTTTGAAgaaaagcagcagcagtttGAGAACCTGGACCAGCAGCTGAGGAAACTCCATGCCAGCGTGGAAGCCCTGGTGTGTCACAGAAAAG AGCTCTCTGTGAACACAGCCGCCTTTGCCAAGAGCGCGGCCATGCTGGGCAATTCGGAGGACCACACTGCCCTGTCACGGGCGCTCTCCCAGCTGGCCGAGGTGGAGGAGAAGATAGACCAGCTGCATCAAGAACAGGCCTATGCAGATTTCTACCTGTTCTCAGAGCTCCTCAGTGACTATGTTCGCCTCATAACATCTGTAAAG GGTGTTTTTGATCAGCGGATGAAGACATGGTCAAAGTGGCAGGACGCCCAAGTCATGCTGCAGAAGAAGCGGGAGGCGGAGGCCAAACTCCAGTTCGCCAACAAACCGGACAAGCTGCAGCAGGCTAAAGATGAGATCAAAGAG TGGGAAGGTAAAGtacagcagggagagagagactttgAACAAATCTCCAAAACCATTCGCAAAGAAGTGGGAAGATTCGAG AAAGAAAGGGTCAAGGACTTCAAAGCAGTTATCATTAAGTACTTAGAGTCCTTAGTGCAGACACAGCAACAG CTGATAAAATACTGGGAGGCATTCCTGCCTGAAGCCAAAGCAATAGCCTGA